A single genomic interval of Hevea brasiliensis isolate MT/VB/25A 57/8 chromosome 4, ASM3005281v1, whole genome shotgun sequence harbors:
- the LOC110668162 gene encoding LOW QUALITY PROTEIN: receptor-like protein EIX1 (The sequence of the model RefSeq protein was modified relative to this genomic sequence to represent the inferred CDS: inserted 4 bases in 3 codons; deleted 3 bases in 2 codons) — protein sequence MDTNSTFNSTRHLIFHFLLIFCFSSHMENIKLCLSDGNLNVNCIDTEREALLDFKKGLTDPSDRLSSWSWEGNDCCKWNGIICNNQTGHVTILNLRNPYPLINGGVGDQAAYERSCLGGKISPSLSRLEYLTHLDMSFNDFRGAQIPDYLGFKKLRCLNLSFSSFAGDIPSQLGNLSSLLYLDLYADSYSNTGSWELHADDLHWLSGLSSLKYLNLGLVKLKGVGADWLQAVNMLPSLVEIHLHYCELEGLPYSLPSINFTSLSVLDLSDNSFNSKIPQWLFNLTALTKVYLVWNFFNGPIPTEFSRLKSLEVLDLSNNLDLGGQIPSIFGNLRKLKILDLSANGLTGEIHEFLGGFSENPSNSLVSLYLNSNSLEGELPESLGVLKNLQHLKLSGNSFLGSIPTSIRKLSSLKVLDLSYNNMNGTIPESFGLLSKLVDVDLVENSWEGILEETHLINLNSLENIHLTTDXRSLVFNVSSKWIPPFRLKSIQLENCLVGPFFPMWLQVQNELTSVTLRKVGISDTIPEEWFSKLSSXITHMVLSNNQIKGNLPNQLKTPNLRFIDLSSNRFGGPLPLWSANATEXLQGNLFSGSIPENIGGLMPRLEKLYAFSNHLTGRIPSSLCDIGGLQVLSLRNNQISGELPNCWHQLMFWAIDVSNNTLTGQIPSSFGLLSSLNVLLLSNNNLDGEIPSSLQNCSGLTSIDLRGNKLSGSLPSWIGQRLSSLFMLQLLSNSLRGPIPQQLCHPPNLHILDLSGNRFSGDIPNCIGNLTVLVSGKNSEVFLQLLYVAMKGRTLEYSNIVAAVNGIDLSGNNLTGGIPDELTNLVALRTLNLSRNQLSGNITKKIGDLQNLETLDLSHNHLSGSIPVSLASLNSLVHLNLSYNNLEGKIPAGLQKFNDPSVFMGNPSLCGVPLPNKCPGGDRIL from the exons ATGGATACCAATAGCACCTTCAATTCAACTCGTCATCTCATTTTTCACTTTCTTCTCATTTTTTGTTTCTCTTCACATATGGAGAACATTAAGCTCTGTTTGAGTGATGGGAATCTCAATGTTAATTGCATAGACACTGAGAGAGAAGCACTTCTTGACTTTAAGAAAGGCCTCACTGATCCTTCTGATAGACTTTCCTCTTGG AGTTGGGAGGGAAATGATTGCTGCAAGTGGAATGGGATCATATGCAACAATCAAACTGGTCATGTCACCATTCTCAATCTTCGAAATCCTTACCCATTGATCAATGGCGGAGTTGGTGACCAAGCAGCTTATGAGAGATCGTGTTTGGGAGGTAAGATTAGCCCTTCCTTAAGTCGTTTAGAATATTTGACCCATTTAGATATGAGCTTTAACGATTTTAGAGGTGCTCAAATTCCTGATTATCTGGGGTTCAAAAAGTTGAGATGTCTTAACCTCTCTTTCTCATCATTTGCTGGTGATATCCCATCTCAATTGGGGAACCTGTCAAGTTTGCTCTATCTTGACCTCTACGCAGATTCATACAGCAACACAGGCTCCTGGGAGCTACATGCAGATGATTTGCATTGGCTTTCAGGTCTTTCCTCTTTAAAGTACCTAAACCTGGGATTAGTTAAGCTTAAAGGAGTGGGAGCAGACTGGCTTCAAGCTGTTAATATGCTTCCTTCCCTGGTGGAGATACACTTGCATTATTGTGAACTTGAAGGTCTTCCATATTCGTTGCCTTCCATTAACTTCACATCCctttcagtccttgatttatcagataactctttcaattctaaaATTCCTCAATGGTTGTTCAATCTTACTGCCCTCACAAAAGTTTATCTGGTGTGGAACTTTTTTAATGGTCCCATTCCTACTGAATTTTCTAGACTGAAATCTCTGGAAGTCCTTGATTTGTCAAACAATTTGGATCTGGGAGGTCAAATTCCCAGTATTTTTGGGAATCTCAGAAAGCTAAAGATCTTGGATCTTTCTGCTAATGGTTTAACTGGTGAAATTCATGAGTTTTTGGGTGGTTTCTCCGAAAATCCAAGCAACAGCTTAGTGTCACTGTATTTAAACTCTAATTCACTGGAAGGGGAGCTGCCTGAATCATTAGGAGTGCTTAAGAATTTGCAACATCTT AAACTTTCTGGCAACTCTTTCTTGGGTTCCATTCCAACATCTATACGAAAGTTGTCATCCTTGAAGGTATTGGACCTGTCCTATAACAATATGAATGGGACAATTCCAGAGAGTTTTGGCCTACTATCAAAGCTAGTGGATGTAGATCTCGTGGAAAATTCCTGGGAAGGAATTCTGGAAGAAACCCACTTGATTAATCTCAATAGCCTGGAAAATATCCATCTCACAACAG CTAGGTCCTTGGTTTTCAATGTGTCATCTAAGTGGATCCCTCCCTTCAGGCTTAAATCCATCCAACTTGAGAACTGCCTAGTAGGTCCTTTCTTTCCTATGTGGCTGCAAGTCCAGAATGAACTTACATCTGTCACTCTAAGAAAAGTTGGAATCTCAGATACCATTCCAGAGGAATGGTTTTCAAAACTCTCCTC AATCACCCACATGGTTTTATCAAATAACCAAATCAAGGGAAATTTGCCAAACCAATTGAAAACTCCAAATTTAAGGTTTATTGATTTGAGCTCTAACCGCTTTGGGGGGCCTCTTCCACTTTGGTCTGCTAATGCAACTG CTCTCCAGGGCAACTTATTTTCAGGTTCCATACCTGAAAACATAGGTGGCCTAATGCCAAGGCTGGAAAAGTTGTATGCTTTTTCGAACCATCTTACTGGTAGAATTCCATCATCATTGTGTGATATAGGAGGTCTGCAAGTTCTTTCGCTTAGGAACAATCAGATTTCAGGAGAACTTCCCAACTGTTGGCATCAACTAATGTTCTGGGCTATTGATGTGTCAAACAATACTTTAACAGGCCAAATTCCAAGTTCCTTTGGTCTCCTATCTTCCCTCAATGTTCTGTTGTTGAGCAACAATAATCTTGATGGAGAAATTCCTTCTTCCCTGCAAAATTGCTCTGGACTAACAAGCATTGATCTTCGAGGGAATAAGCTTTCAGGGAGCCTACCTTCATGGATTGGACAAAGGTTATCTTCCTTGTTCATGCTGCAACTTCTATCAAACTCTCTTAGGGGTCCAATCCCGCAACAATTATGTCATCCTCCAAATCTTcacatcttagatctttcagggAACAGATTTTCAGGGGATATTCCGAATTGCATTGGCAATCTCACAGTCTTGGTCTCTGGTAAAAACAGTGAGGTGTTCTTACAGCTACTATATGTTGCAATGAAAGGTAGAACCCTCGAGTATAGCAACATTGTTGCAGCTGTCAATGGGATTGACCTTTCTGGAAATAATCTAACTGGAGGAATTCCTGATGAGTTAACAAACCTCGTGGCATTGCGAACCTTGAACCTGTCAAGAAATCAGCTAAGTGGAAATATTACTAAGAAGATTGGAGATCTTCAGAACTTGGAAACACTTGATCTGTCACACAACCATCTTTCCGGGTCCATTCCTGTAAGCCTGGCTTCTTTGAATTCGTTGGTGCATTTAAACTTATCATACAACAACTTGGAAGGAAAAATCCCAGCAGGGCTCCAAAAATTCAACGATCCATCAGTATTTATGGGGAATCCATCATTATGTGGAGTCCCTCTTCCAAATAAATGCCCGGGAGGTGACAGGATCTTGTAG